The genomic stretch CAGGCCCGTGCCCGCGAGGTCCAGTTGCATGTCGTCTACGCCTGGCAGGTTCCGGTGGTCTCGACGTATGCGGCCGCGTACAGCAATCTGCTGGAGGACGCGTACGAGCAGGAGACCGAGACGGCGCAGGAGCGGGTGGCCCGCTGGCGCGACGCGAACCCGGATGTCGTGATCACCGATCAGACCGTGATCGGCCACCCGGTCAACGTCCTGATCGAGGCGGGCGGTACGGCCGACCTGGTGGTCGTGGGTTCACGCGGGCTGGGCGGCTTCGCCTCGGCGGTGCTCGGCTCGGTCAGCCACGCGGTGCTGCACCACCTGACCTGCCCGGTCGCCGTGGTACGGCCGCGTGATCACAAGCGCAGGAACGAGATAGACAAGCCGGCATGATCCGGACCCGATGATCGCGGCCAGAGCGGCGAACCGGCGATCAACCACCGACTGACCGCCTTGCTCGCCGCCGAGGCGTTCGGTGTCCAGCTCGCCGTGGCCGTATCTCTGGCGCTCAGGCTCGGCGATCAGATATCCGACGCGGGGTCCTGGCGCTCCACCGGATCGGGCTGTCGCCCTAGAGCGCAGTGTTCGGCGAACTCGTCGCTCGTCGTCAGCCACACGCCGGGGTGGCCGGCGATGTACTCGAGCGGCTGGCCGAGGTATTTGGCCCGGAACGCCTGCCCGATGACAACGGGTGTAGCGCCAGCGCCATGACCCGCCCGCTGTCAGCGGACTCGGTACGGCTGGTCGTCGTTGGTCCAGTCCAGCACATAGCTCAGGCCGAGCTCGGCCAGCAGGGACGGCGTCTGGAACGTCTCGGTAACCGCGGGGCCGAGCCAGCCGCGCGGTCGCTGCCCGGTGGCCATCTCGATGGTCTCCTCGATGATCTGGGGGTAGTGCGTGCACACGTCGGCGTTGAGCAGCACGCTGGCCTGGATCCCGTGCCGGCCGAGGACTTCCATCACGCGCCAGATCGCCCCGCGGCCTCGCCTCGCCGAGCCGCCGTGTTGGAGCGCGGGCGAGGGGTGGCGGCCGAATGAGCGGTGATCGGGCTGTCAGGTGGTCAGTAGGGCCGGGCAGCCTGTCGGCATGAACGCCGATGCATGCGTCGTCGCCGGCTGCTGTGCAGCGGCCTGACCGTCGCACCGGCGAGCTATCGAAATGCGCGGAAATGGCGCGTATGTCGAGCGATGTGACGCTGATCACGTGTGGGGCGTGTGCGTACTTCTACACAGATCGCCGGATGCCGGCCCCTATAGCGTCTCCAGCGTTCGACACGAACCGTAAGGAAATCTCAAGATAGGGGTCACGGTGAACATTTTTGAGCAGAACGGCGGCGGGCGTATCTCCTGGCGGCGCGTGATCGGCGGTGCACTCGCGGGCGTGGCAACCGCGGCGCTGGCCGCGGTGGCAGCCGCCCCCGCGGCCGCCGCCTCGCTGCCAGCCGGGATGAGCACCGCGGTGGCCGGCGCTGAGGTGGCCGGCGCGGCCAAGAAGTACTACTTCGCCAGCGTGCTCCTCGGGAAGAACGAGGTGCGGGAAGCCGGCAAGAAGGTCAACGACTCCAACGGTCTGGCGGTGGCGAAGTTCCGCATCCACGGCGATCGTTTCTTCTACTTCGTCCAGTGGAAGAAGGTCGCCAAGCCCACCGCCTTCCACATCCACCGGGGCAAGGCAGGCAAGAACGGCCCGGTCGTCATCGACCTGCTGTCCAACGGCACGACCCGCGGCAACACGAGCTTCGGCTGGGTCCGCGTCAAGGACGCCAACCTGTTGAAGGGCATCAAGAACAACCCGAAGAACTGGTACGCCAACCTGCACACCGCGCAGTTCCCTGACGGTGCGGTCCGCGGCCAGCTCCACAAGGGCGGCCACTGGTAAATCCCGCCTCCTCCTCTCCGGAGGTGCGCTGTCGTCGGCTTGGACGGAACGGCATGTCTGGCGTCAGAGTCAGCCGTGCCGTTCCTCGCGGACAATCCGGATATTGAGCGTTTTCCATTCTGAGTGGCGGCTGTCTTCGACGGCTTGGAGGTAGGGGATCGTCTGGACGATCCCGGTGGGCGCGGTTGACCGATTTCTGGTTGCGCGACGGGCGCGGCCGGCGCCGATGCCGGCC from Nonomuraea polychroma encodes the following:
- a CDS encoding CHRD domain-containing protein yields the protein MNIFEQNGGGRISWRRVIGGALAGVATAALAAVAAAPAAAASLPAGMSTAVAGAEVAGAAKKYYFASVLLGKNEVREAGKKVNDSNGLAVAKFRIHGDRFFYFVQWKKVAKPTAFHIHRGKAGKNGPVVIDLLSNGTTRGNTSFGWVRVKDANLLKGIKNNPKNWYANLHTAQFPDGAVRGQLHKGGHW